The sequence AATATTATAAGATAATGTTTTTTGATAATGGTATTGGAATGGATAAAACAGAAAAAGAAAAATATCTAAAGCCATTTTTTACAACTAAAGAAAATGGAACAGGTTTGGGAACGGTATTTTTAGAAAAACTAATTATAATGGAAAATGCAAAATTAAGAATAAATTCAATAAAAAATAAAGGAACTATTATTTCTATCTTGTTAAATAAATGAATTGCATTTTTGCAATTCATTTTTTTTATATGTAAAAATTTCCAAAAAATATCAATTATAATAGAAAAATATGTTATAATAATATTTAGACTAGTTTTTAGGAGGATAACATGAAAGAAAAAGTACATATTTTAACATTAGGCTGCCCAAAAAATGAGGCAGATATGGATGTTTTAAAAGGGATTTTTATTGAAAAGGGTTATGAATTAACTGATAATCCAGAAGAGTCTGATATAGCAATTATAGACACATGTGGTTTTATTGAACCAGCAAAAGAAGAATCTATAAATGAAATATTTAATTTTGTAGCATTAAGGGAAAATAATCCAAATATGAAAATAATACCAATTGGTTGTTTGGTAGAAAGATATTATGATGACTTAAAAAAAGAACTTACAGAAATAGATGGTTTAATTGGTGTAGTACCACCTGCAAAAATAGTAGAAGCTATTGAAAATAAAAATTATTATTTTAAATTAGAAAAACCATATGATGTATATAAATGTGATTATAGAGTAGTTCCGAATAAACCATATGCATATATAAAAATAGCAGATGGTTGTAATAGAAAATGTGCATTTTGTTCAATACCATATTTCAAAGGAGATCCTGTTAGTAGAGAAATTGAAGATATAAAAAAGGAAGCAGAATTTTTGGTTAGAAATGGTATTAAAGAGATTGTATTAGTTTCACAAGATAATACATTATATGGAGTTGATTTATACAAAAAACAAGCATTACCAGAATTACTTAAAGAAATAAATTCAATTGAAGGTGATTTTTGGATTCGTGTTATGTATTTACACCCAGACTTTATTAATGATGAAATTATAGATGCTATTAATAATTTAGATAAGGTAGTTAAATATTTTGATATCCCTATGCAACATGGATCTGATAATGTATTATCTTTAATGGGGAGAGTTAGAAAAACAAATCAATTAAAAGAAATAATAGAAAAAATTAGAAAAAACAAAGATGCAATTATTAGAACAACAATAATTGTAGGCTTTCCGGGAGAAACAAACAAAGATTTTGAAGAATTATTAGATTTTGTTGATGAAATAGAATTTGATAGATTAGGCGCATTTACATACTTTGATGAAGAAGGTACTCCTTCATATTTATTACCTAATAAAGTTGATGAAAAAACTAAAGAAAAAAGGCTTGAGGAGTTAATGGAATTACAAAAAGAAATATCATATGAAAAGTTAGAAAGGTTTATAGGAAAAGAATTAAAGGTATTAGTAGAAGAATTTGATAATAGTGTATATATAGGAAGAGCATATACAGATGCTCCAGAAATTGATGGAAATGTATTTTTTAAATCAAGTAGAGATTTAGAAATAGGAGAATTTGTAAATGTAAAAATAATAAACTCATCAGAATACGATTTAGAGGGTGTTGTTGAATGAGTATATGGACGGTACCAAATATTTTAACTTTTATTAGAATATTGGCTACAATTCCTATGTTTATTATTACCTATAATGAAAAATATTATCTTATAGCTTTTTTTATATATATTATCGTCTCATTAACAGATTTATTAGATGGTTATATAGCAAGAAAATATAATTTAGTTAGTGATTTTGGTAAGTTTATGGATCAAATTGCTGATAAGATTTTAATTAATGCATTGCTTTTAGTATTTTTAGAGATGCATAAATTACCAGGATGGTTTGTTGCAATTATAATTACTAGAGATATTTTTATTAGCGGTTTAAGAATGTTTTTAGCTAATAAGAATGTTGTTGTAGCTGCTGATAGATGGGGGAAATTAAAGACTTTTTCTCAAACTATTTTAATAGCTTCATTATATTTGACACCAACTTTAGTATTTTTGGAAAATTTAAATTTCATACTTATTCTTTTAACCACATTCTTTTCTGTTTTTTCGGGGTATAACTATCTATCTAAGAACTTAGTTTATCTTAAGGGGGAGTAATATGAATAATAAGAATAAACATTTGCGAACATTTATAGCATTAGACGTAAACGAGAGTGTGCAAGGTATATTAAGAGACACAATATTAAAATTAGAAAGAATGGGCTTTAAAGGTAATTGGACAAAGCCTGAAAATCTTCATTTGACATTACATTTTTTGGGGGATACACCAGTTACAAAAATAACAGAAGTAGCTAAAAGAATGGAAGAAAGAATAGTGGGTTTTCCAACATTTGCTTTTAATGTAGATAAAATTGGATACTTTAAAAGCAATAATCATCCAAGAGTTATATGGATGGGAGTTGAAGGTGGAAATACTTTAAAGCAGCTACATAATGAAATTATTAAATCCTTAAAATTATCAAATATACAAGTAACTGAGGAAGAATTTACTCCTCATTTAACTGTAGGTAGAATAAAAAAAGCTCCAGAATTTTGGGAAAAGTTAATAAAAGTGTTGGATATTGAAAGAGTTATAGTTCCTGTAAGTGCTGTTCATATATATTCATCAACTTTGACAAGAACAGGACCTATATATAAGAAGATGTATTCTATAGACTTTGAGGGAGGAATGATTATTAATGGCTAAAAAACAACCTGAAAAAAAATCTGCCATAAATAAAGAGGAAATGTTGGATAAACTAGTTAAAGAATTAGAGAAAAATTATGGCGAAGGATCAATAATGATTTTAGGTAAAGGTTTAGAAGAAGAGAGAAAATTGGATATTGTTCCTAGTGGTGTCTTATCTGTAGATGTAGCATTAGGAGTTGGAGGATATCCAAGAGGAAGAATTATAGAAATATATGGTAATGAATCAAGTGGTAAAACAACATTAGCATTACATTCTATTGCAGAAGTACAAAAAAGAGGCGGAATAGCAGCATTTGTTGATGCAGAACATGCTTTGGATTTAGAATATGCAAAAAAATTAGGAGTAAACCCAGAAACTTTGATATTATCTCAACCAGATTTTGGAGAACAAGCTTTAGAAATTGTTGATAGTATTGTTAGATCAAATATTGTTGATCTTGTAGTAGTTGACTCTGTTGCCGCATTAGTTCCACGTGCAGAAATTGAAGGAAATATGGGAGACTCTCATATGGGTCTTCAAGCTAGATTAATGTCTCAAGCATTAAGAAAATTAGCAGGTAGTGTAAATAAATCAAAGACTATAGTTATATTTATTAACCAAACACGTATGAAAATAGGTGTAGTATACGGTAATCCAGAAACAACAGCTGGAGGTGTAGCTTTAAAATTCTATTCAACAATTAGAATGGAAGTTAGAAAAGGAACAGCTTTAAGAGAAGGAAAAGAAACATATGGTAATGAAGTAAATATTAAAGTTGTAAAAAATAAGGTGGCTCCACCATTTAAAGAAGTTAAGGTTGATATGATATATGGTCAAGGTTTAGCTAAAGATAATGATATATTTAATTTAGCTGTTGCTCAAGACATAGTAAAAAGAAGTGGAGCATGGTTCTCTTATACAGATTTAGAAGGAAATGAATTAAGTTTAGGTCAGGGTAAAATAAAAGCATTAGAGTATTTAAAGAATGAACCATACTTATTAGATGAAATTGAATATAGAATTAGAGAAAAATTAGGACTTGTAATTCCTGAAGATTTGAAGGAAAAAATAGAGAACAAAGGAGTTTCTGAAGTAGAAAATGAAAAAGAAGATTG comes from Marinitoga litoralis and encodes:
- the thpR gene encoding RNA 2',3'-cyclic phosphodiesterase translates to MNNKNKHLRTFIALDVNESVQGILRDTILKLERMGFKGNWTKPENLHLTLHFLGDTPVTKITEVAKRMEERIVGFPTFAFNVDKIGYFKSNNHPRVIWMGVEGGNTLKQLHNEIIKSLKLSNIQVTEEEFTPHLTVGRIKKAPEFWEKLIKVLDIERVIVPVSAVHIYSSTLTRTGPIYKKMYSIDFEGGMIING
- the recA gene encoding recombinase RecA produces the protein MAKKQPEKKSAINKEEMLDKLVKELEKNYGEGSIMILGKGLEEERKLDIVPSGVLSVDVALGVGGYPRGRIIEIYGNESSGKTTLALHSIAEVQKRGGIAAFVDAEHALDLEYAKKLGVNPETLILSQPDFGEQALEIVDSIVRSNIVDLVVVDSVAALVPRAEIEGNMGDSHMGLQARLMSQALRKLAGSVNKSKTIVIFINQTRMKIGVVYGNPETTAGGVALKFYSTIRMEVRKGTALREGKETYGNEVNIKVVKNKVAPPFKEVKVDMIYGQGLAKDNDIFNLAVAQDIVKRSGAWFSYTDLEGNELSLGQGKIKALEYLKNEPYLLDEIEYRIREKLGLVIPEDLKEKIENKGVSEVENEKED
- the rimO gene encoding 30S ribosomal protein S12 methylthiotransferase RimO gives rise to the protein MKEKVHILTLGCPKNEADMDVLKGIFIEKGYELTDNPEESDIAIIDTCGFIEPAKEESINEIFNFVALRENNPNMKIIPIGCLVERYYDDLKKELTEIDGLIGVVPPAKIVEAIENKNYYFKLEKPYDVYKCDYRVVPNKPYAYIKIADGCNRKCAFCSIPYFKGDPVSREIEDIKKEAEFLVRNGIKEIVLVSQDNTLYGVDLYKKQALPELLKEINSIEGDFWIRVMYLHPDFINDEIIDAINNLDKVVKYFDIPMQHGSDNVLSLMGRVRKTNQLKEIIEKIRKNKDAIIRTTIIVGFPGETNKDFEELLDFVDEIEFDRLGAFTYFDEEGTPSYLLPNKVDEKTKEKRLEELMELQKEISYEKLERFIGKELKVLVEEFDNSVYIGRAYTDAPEIDGNVFFKSSRDLEIGEFVNVKIINSSEYDLEGVVE
- the pgsA gene encoding CDP-diacylglycerol--glycerol-3-phosphate 3-phosphatidyltransferase, with amino-acid sequence MSIWTVPNILTFIRILATIPMFIITYNEKYYLIAFFIYIIVSLTDLLDGYIARKYNLVSDFGKFMDQIADKILINALLLVFLEMHKLPGWFVAIIITRDIFISGLRMFLANKNVVVAADRWGKLKTFSQTILIASLYLTPTLVFLENLNFILILLTTFFSVFSGYNYLSKNLVYLKGE